From the Blattabacterium cuenoti genome, one window contains:
- a CDS encoding amidohydrolase family protein, which translates to MNPKKIFIEKVKKKGGWVNAHAHLDRAYTLTKKNFKYYYFPLKKKWYLIDEMKRLATKEDIYIRMEKAIEYFLMQGTQALCTFIDIDEVIEDRALKAASKLKKNYGKYIQICFANQVLKGVLDKKSKYWFEKSVDFVDIIGGLPAKDYGRENDHIDILLKTAKKNGKIVHVHVDQFNSSEERETEQLARKTIEHGMQGKVVAIHSVSLAAHSRSYRYDIYKLMNKANLMVISCPLAWIDHTRSEHLTPSHNSITPVDEMIPEGIIVAFGTDNICDIYKPFSDGNLWIELRVMLEACHYYDIDHLVKIATVNGLKVLGLKKK; encoded by the coding sequence ATGAATCCTAAAAAAATTTTTATAGAAAAAGTAAAAAAAAAGGGAGGGTGGGTAAATGCTCATGCTCATCTAGATAGAGCTTATACTTTAACAAAAAAAAATTTTAAATATTATTATTTTCCGCTAAAAAAAAAATGGTATCTAATAGATGAAATGAAACGATTAGCTACAAAAGAAGATATTTATATTCGCATGGAAAAAGCTATAGAATATTTCTTAATGCAAGGGACACAAGCTTTATGCACTTTTATTGACATAGATGAAGTTATTGAAGACCGTGCATTAAAAGCAGCTAGTAAATTGAAAAAAAATTATGGAAAATATATACAAATTTGTTTTGCAAATCAAGTACTTAAAGGTGTACTAGATAAAAAATCAAAATATTGGTTTGAAAAATCAGTAGATTTTGTAGATATTATTGGAGGTTTGCCTGCAAAAGATTATGGAAGAGAAAACGATCATATTGATATTTTATTAAAAACAGCTAAAAAAAATGGTAAGATAGTACATGTTCATGTAGATCAATTCAATAGTAGTGAAGAAAGGGAAACGGAACAATTAGCAAGGAAAACAATTGAACATGGAATGCAAGGAAAGGTTGTTGCTATACATAGCGTTTCTTTAGCTGCACATTCTAGATCGTATCGTTACGATATATATAAATTGATGAATAAGGCTAATTTAATGGTGATATCTTGTCCTCTTGCTTGGATAGATCACACTAGAAGTGAACATTTAACTCCTAGTCATAATTCTATAACTCCAGTAGATGAAATGATTCCAGAAGGAATCATAGTTGCTTTTGGAACTGATAATATTTGTGATATATATAAACCATTTTCAGATGGAAATCTTTGGATAGAATTACGTGTTATGTTAGAAGCTTGTCATTATTATGATATAGACCATTTAGTAAAAATAGCTACAGTAAATGGATTAAAAGTATTAGGTTTAAAAAAGAAATGA
- the lysS gene encoding lysine--tRNA ligase, translating into MSYLSEQQMIRIKKLSKLKLLGINPYPSEEYIINTTIENIRINFLERKNVSIAGRLMRLRILGKATFGELKDHTGQIQLYFRKNDLYSDEIGKEETYDILLKQLLDVGDIIGIKGFLFKTKVKEITIHVNKLTLLSKSLRPLPQVKVDKKKKKVYDAFSNIEQRYRMRYVDLIVNEHVKEVFIKRTRIIQEIRKFLDDKEYLEVETPILQPIPGGAIARPFETYHNALGISLYLRIANELYLKRLIIGGFNGVYEFSRNFRNEGMDRIHNPEFTILELYVAYKDYYWMMNFTEELLSRIFKKFKDKNNIIFKTPFPRISILDSIKKYTGFDINIKKKEELIRICKILHIEIDKEISKTKIIENIFEEKCAHHYIHPTFIVDYPVEMSPLTKKHRNKKSLSERFELIINGQEIANAYSELNDPIDQLDRFKRQMTEKNRKYESMYLDKDFIRALEFGMPPTAGIGIGIDRLVMLLTEKKSIQEVLLFPQMRPENK; encoded by the coding sequence ATGTCCTATTTATCAGAACAACAAATGATACGAATAAAAAAGTTATCTAAATTGAAATTATTAGGTATTAATCCTTATCCTTCAGAAGAATATATAATAAATACTACTATTGAAAATATAAGAATAAATTTCTTAGAAAGAAAAAATGTTAGTATAGCAGGACGATTAATGCGTTTGCGGATTTTAGGAAAGGCAACATTTGGAGAACTTAAAGATCACACTGGACAGATTCAATTATATTTTAGAAAAAATGATTTATACTCGGATGAAATAGGAAAAGAAGAAACTTACGATATTTTATTAAAACAACTCTTAGATGTAGGAGATATTATTGGAATAAAAGGATTCTTATTTAAAACAAAAGTTAAGGAAATTACCATACATGTTAATAAATTAACATTACTATCTAAATCTCTACGACCTTTACCTCAAGTAAAAGTAGATAAGAAAAAAAAAAAAGTATATGATGCATTTTCCAATATAGAACAACGGTATCGTATGCGGTATGTAGATTTGATAGTTAATGAACATGTAAAAGAAGTGTTTATTAAACGTACTCGTATAATACAAGAAATAAGAAAATTTTTAGACGATAAAGAATATTTAGAGGTAGAAACTCCTATATTACAACCTATTCCAGGTGGAGCAATAGCTAGACCTTTTGAAACTTATCATAATGCACTGGGAATTTCTTTATATTTAAGGATAGCTAATGAACTTTATTTGAAAAGACTTATTATTGGCGGATTTAATGGAGTATATGAATTCTCTAGAAATTTTAGAAACGAAGGAATGGATAGAATTCACAATCCAGAATTTACCATATTAGAACTTTATGTAGCTTACAAAGATTATTATTGGATGATGAATTTTACTGAAGAACTTCTTTCACGTATATTTAAAAAATTCAAAGATAAAAATAATATTATTTTTAAAACTCCTTTTCCCCGCATTTCAATATTGGATTCAATTAAAAAATATACAGGATTTGATATTAATATTAAAAAAAAAGAAGAATTAATAAGAATTTGTAAAATATTACATATAGAAATAGATAAAGAAATTAGTAAAACTAAAATTATTGAAAATATATTTGAAGAAAAATGTGCACACCATTATATACATCCTACTTTTATTGTAGATTATCCAGTGGAAATGAGTCCTTTAACTAAGAAACATCGTAATAAAAAAAGTTTGTCAGAACGTTTTGAACTTATTATAAATGGACAAGAAATTGCAAATGCTTATTCTGAACTTAATGATCCTATAGATCAACTAGATCGTTTCAAAAGACAAATGACTGAAAAAAATAGAAAATATGAATCAATGTATCTTGATAAAGATTTTATACGAGCTTTGGAGTTTGGTATGCCACCTACTGCAGGAATTGGAATTGGAATTGATCGTTTAGTAATGTTATTAACTGAAAAAAAATCTATTCAAGAAGTTTTGTTATTTCCACAAATGCGTCCAGAAAATAAGTGA
- the lipB gene encoding lipoyl(octanoyl) transferase LipB, whose product MEKKRILFEDLGKKEYVTTFNYQKRIFNNIIQKKINKIFYKEAGYLIFVEHNHHIYTIGKNGKKNKHLLVSSDFLKKINATICHTDRGGDITYHGPGQLIIYPILDLDYFFTDIHKYLRLLEEVIIHFLWNNYGIQGIRKKGNTGVWLNHGKLRKICAIGIKISRWVTMHGLALNINTNLQYFNYIIPCGIYENQKVTSLKEELKNFELSLNDVKCRVKKSFKKIFNVEFI is encoded by the coding sequence ATGGAAAAAAAAAGGATTTTATTCGAAGATTTAGGAAAAAAAGAATACGTAACAACTTTTAATTATCAAAAAAGAATATTTAACAACATTATACAAAAAAAAATAAATAAAATTTTTTATAAAGAAGCTGGATATCTTATTTTTGTAGAGCATAATCATCATATTTATACTATAGGTAAAAATGGTAAAAAAAACAAACATTTATTAGTATCATCAGATTTTTTAAAGAAAATAAATGCTACTATTTGTCATACAGATAGAGGTGGAGATATTACTTATCATGGACCTGGACAATTAATTATATATCCTATTTTAGATCTGGATTATTTTTTTACAGATATTCACAAATATCTCCGTTTACTAGAAGAAGTCATCATACATTTTTTGTGGAATAATTATGGAATTCAAGGAATACGAAAAAAAGGAAACACTGGAGTTTGGTTGAATCATGGTAAACTAAGAAAAATATGTGCAATAGGAATTAAAATAAGTCGTTGGGTAACTATGCATGGACTAGCTTTGAATATAAATACTAACTTACAATATTTTAATTATATTATTCCTTGTGGAATTTATGAAAATCAAAAAGTTACTTCTTTAAAAGAAGAATTAAAAAATTTTGAACTTTCTCTTAATGATGTAAAATGCAGAGTAAAGAAATCATTCAAAAAAATTTTTAATGTTGAATTTATTTGA
- the mtaB gene encoding tRNA (N(6)-L-threonylcarbamoyladenosine(37)-C(2))-methylthiotransferase MtaB, whose protein sequence is MRKKIAFYTIGCKLNYAETSTIARKFSSLYYKHVSFKNHADIYVINSCSVTNNAELEFKRAVRSAVNRNYKAIIIAMGCYAQLNPEKVSSINGVDLVLGYEEKFKILDYLNEKIFLKKRIISNYKNNSYFPSFSIGYRTRSFLKIQDGCDYKCSYCIIPSSRGPSRSDSVENILNSINFLFKKGVKEIVLTGVNIGCYKTTNNLDKNYTFLDLIRIIEDKIKVRGRERIRLTSIEPNLLKRECIELLSNSKCFAPHFHISLQSGSNEILRKMRRRYRRELYKEKINQIRHHIPHAYIGSDLIVGFPGETHQHFLETYHFLNKLNISYMHIFTYSPRPNTTSIAIPGNISKSIKKKRNKVLRLLSNKKYRFFCENHLFTKKTVLFEKNDSGKKYLYGYTENYIRTKIKFNINFENTLQDVLLTEIDKDGIVIVKPILE, encoded by the coding sequence TTGAGAAAGAAAATTGCATTTTACACAATAGGATGTAAATTAAATTATGCAGAAACTTCTACTATAGCAAGAAAATTTTCCAGTTTATATTATAAACATGTTTCCTTTAAAAATCATGCTGATATTTATGTAATCAATAGTTGTTCTGTAACTAATAATGCGGAATTAGAATTCAAACGGGCTGTACGTTCTGCTGTAAATAGAAATTATAAAGCTATTATTATAGCAATGGGATGCTATGCTCAACTAAACCCTGAAAAAGTCTCTTCTATTAATGGAGTAGATCTTGTATTAGGTTATGAGGAAAAATTTAAAATATTAGATTATCTTAATGAAAAAATATTTTTAAAAAAAAGAATCATTTCAAATTATAAAAATAATAGTTATTTTCCTTCTTTTTCTATTGGATATAGAACTCGTTCCTTTTTAAAAATACAAGACGGATGTGATTACAAATGTAGTTACTGCATAATTCCTTCTTCAAGAGGTCCTTCTCGTTCGGATAGTGTGGAAAATATATTAAATAGTATTAATTTTCTTTTCAAAAAAGGTGTAAAGGAAATTGTTTTAACTGGTGTAAATATTGGATGTTATAAAACAACTAACAACTTAGATAAGAATTATACTTTTTTAGATTTAATAAGAATTATAGAAGATAAAATAAAAGTAAGAGGGAGAGAGAGGATACGTCTTACTTCTATTGAACCAAATCTTTTGAAAAGAGAATGTATAGAACTATTGTCTAATAGTAAATGTTTTGCACCTCATTTTCATATTTCTTTACAATCTGGAAGTAATGAGATTTTAAGAAAAATGCGAAGGCGTTATAGACGAGAGTTGTATAAAGAAAAAATTAATCAAATACGACATCATATTCCGCATGCTTATATCGGTTCGGATTTAATTGTAGGATTTCCAGGAGAGACACATCAACATTTTTTAGAAACTTATCATTTTTTAAACAAGTTAAATATATCCTATATGCATATATTTACTTATTCACCCAGACCAAATACAACATCTATTGCTATTCCAGGAAATATATCTAAATCCATTAAGAAAAAACGAAATAAAGTTTTGAGACTACTTTCTAATAAAAAATACAGATTTTTTTGTGAAAACCATCTTTTTACGAAAAAAACGGTTTTATTTGAAAAGAATGATTCAGGTAAGAAATATTTGTATGGATATACAGAGAATTATATTCGTACTAAGATAAAATTCAATATAAATTTTGAAAATACGTTACAAGATGTTCTATTAACAGAGATAGATAAAGATGGCATTGTTATAGTAAAACCTATATTAGAATAG
- a CDS encoding peroxiredoxin: MKNLIGKKAPNFTASAVLNGKEIVQNFTLEQFKESKYVLLFFYPKDFTFVCPTEIYAFQERIKDFEKRNVQIIAVSTDTEQSHLAWLQIPKEKGGIIGVTYPIVSDINKTISYNYGVLSGDLIFCNNNNEEWVANGELIAYRGLFLIDKNSIIRHILINDFPLGRNVDEAVRMIDAIQYYEKSGEVCPANWKKGKKAIKANHSGIVDYFSS, encoded by the coding sequence ATGAAAAATTTAATTGGTAAAAAAGCTCCAAACTTTACAGCTAGTGCTGTTCTAAATGGTAAGGAAATTGTACAAAATTTTACTTTAGAACAATTTAAAGAAAGTAAATATGTTTTACTTTTTTTCTATCCTAAGGATTTTACATTTGTATGTCCTACAGAAATATATGCTTTTCAAGAAAGAATTAAAGATTTTGAAAAGAGAAATGTACAGATTATTGCTGTATCTACAGATACAGAACAATCTCACTTGGCTTGGTTACAAATTCCAAAGGAAAAGGGTGGGATTATTGGAGTTACCTATCCTATTGTTTCTGATATTAATAAAACAATATCTTACAATTATGGAGTGTTATCTGGAGACTTGATTTTTTGCAATAATAATAATGAAGAATGGGTAGCTAATGGAGAACTAATTGCATACAGAGGTTTATTTTTAATAGATAAAAATAGTATTATACGACATATATTAATAAATGATTTTCCATTAGGGAGAAATGTAGATGAAGCAGTACGCATGATAGATGCGATTCAATATTATGAAAAAAGTGGAGAAGTTTGTCCAGCAAATTGGAAAAAAGGTAAAAAAGCTATAAAAGCAAATCATAGTGGAATTGTAGATTATTTCTCATCTTAA
- the dnaG gene encoding DNA primase: protein MISDTNKKKILSISCIEDVIGDFVELKKSGLNYRGLSPFSKERNPSLIVSPDKKIWKDFSSGKGGNIITFLMEHENFTYGESLRYLANKYNIKIDDNKEYLFKKKEKHEEILYVIQDYAKNFYINQLYVTKEGKENGLYYLIKKRGYNINIIKEFELGYAPISWNIFTKKALEKGFKLIDLIKSGFTLFRSSNYFDCFRNRVMFPIHNLSGKIVGFGGRNINSSSFNVMKYINSSESVIFQKGKTLYGLFQAKKNILKENICYLVEGYTDVISLHQSGIKNVVASSGISLTINQILLIKKFTKNIVLFYDGDHSGIKASLRVINMVLEQGMNIRILLIPKGEDPDSISKKYSTSELRFFLRKNSYNFVYFKKKIYEKFWKNDPINKFLLVINILNSISKIYSVLKKELFLQEASKILNIREKILLTELERIDRKKDNVNGNFSFIRSVVGVGKNINNKIKHNLSFLDKNNHEHFIENKLMQLILYHGNKKIIKNGNGSSTTYTTITEKFSYFFKYGKIHFTSKENEKNFLIFCNKKKIDLCLSNKYKYNKNEKFCFLSKWEKKGIEVPSEEDNIDQYANDILLIYKSLYVLQLIKKEIINYKKNKNKLLLRKIMYLTNIKNKIFKKLHRYV from the coding sequence ATGATTTCTGATACAAATAAGAAGAAAATACTTTCTATTTCATGTATAGAAGATGTTATTGGTGATTTTGTAGAATTAAAAAAAAGTGGATTAAATTATAGAGGGTTAAGTCCATTTTCAAAGGAAAGAAATCCTTCTCTTATAGTTTCCCCTGATAAAAAAATATGGAAAGATTTTAGTTCTGGAAAAGGTGGAAATATTATCACTTTTCTTATGGAACATGAGAATTTTACTTATGGAGAATCATTACGTTATTTAGCAAATAAATACAATATAAAAATTGATGATAATAAGGAATATTTATTTAAAAAGAAAGAAAAACATGAAGAAATATTATATGTAATACAAGATTATGCAAAAAATTTTTATATTAATCAGTTGTATGTTACAAAAGAAGGAAAAGAAAACGGGTTATATTATTTAATAAAAAAAAGAGGGTATAATATAAATATAATAAAGGAATTTGAATTAGGATATGCTCCAATTTCGTGGAATATTTTTACAAAAAAAGCATTAGAAAAAGGATTTAAATTAATAGATTTAATAAAATCTGGTTTTACTTTATTCAGATCATCTAATTATTTTGATTGTTTTCGCAATCGTGTAATGTTTCCAATACATAATTTATCAGGAAAAATAGTTGGATTTGGTGGTAGAAATATAAATTCTAGTTCATTTAATGTAATGAAATATATTAATTCGTCAGAAAGCGTAATTTTTCAAAAAGGAAAAACTTTGTATGGATTGTTTCAAGCAAAAAAAAATATTTTAAAAGAAAATATTTGTTATTTAGTAGAAGGTTATACCGACGTAATTTCTTTACATCAATCAGGAATAAAAAATGTAGTAGCATCCTCTGGTATATCACTTACTATTAATCAGATTTTGTTAATAAAAAAATTTACGAAAAATATTGTACTTTTTTATGATGGCGATCATTCTGGAATAAAAGCTTCCTTGAGAGTAATCAATATGGTATTGGAACAAGGAATGAATATAAGAATATTATTAATTCCTAAAGGAGAGGATCCAGATTCAATATCCAAGAAATATTCTACTTCTGAATTAAGATTTTTCCTAAGGAAAAATAGTTATAATTTCGTTTACTTTAAAAAAAAAATATATGAAAAATTTTGGAAAAATGATCCTATTAATAAGTTTCTTTTAGTTATAAATATTTTAAATAGTATTTCAAAAATATACAGTGTTCTTAAAAAAGAATTATTCTTGCAGGAAGCATCTAAAATACTAAATATTCGTGAAAAAATTTTATTAACCGAATTGGAAAGAATAGATAGAAAAAAAGATAATGTAAACGGTAATTTTAGTTTTATTCGTAGTGTAGTAGGAGTAGGAAAAAATATTAATAATAAAATAAAACATAATTTGTCTTTTTTAGATAAAAACAATCATGAACACTTTATTGAAAATAAATTAATGCAACTTATTTTATATCATGGAAATAAAAAAATAATAAAAAATGGTAATGGTAGTAGTACTACCTATACAACAATTACTGAAAAATTTTCATATTTTTTCAAATATGGTAAAATACATTTTACATCGAAAGAAAATGAAAAAAATTTTTTGATATTTTGTAATAAGAAAAAAATAGATTTATGTTTATCAAATAAATATAAATACAATAAAAATGAAAAGTTTTGTTTTTTATCTAAATGGGAAAAAAAAGGAATAGAAGTTCCTTCTGAAGAAGATAATATAGATCAATACGCAAATGATATATTATTGATATATAAATCTTTGTATGTATTACAATTAATTAAAAAGGAAATTATTAATTATAAAAAAAATAAAAATAAATTATTATTAAGAAAAATAATGTATTTAACCAACATTAAAAATAAAATTTTTAAAAAATTACATAGATATGTATAA
- the rpe gene encoding ribulose-phosphate 3-epimerase: MKKIIAPSLLSANLAFLYRDIEMINDSEADWVHIDIMDTSFVQNISFGFMFTKYVKKYTKKPIDVHLMILQPDIYIEQLKNCGVAHLHIHYESSIHLNRTIFYIKEYGIKVGVAINPHTPVYLLQDIIKDIDFVLLMSVNPGFGGQKFINRTYQKLEDVKNIILKNNSPALIEVDGGINLENAYLLFKNGADILVSGTTIFSNSNPRKVINRMKLGY; the protein is encoded by the coding sequence ATGAAAAAAATTATAGCTCCATCTTTACTTTCAGCAAATTTAGCTTTTTTGTATCGTGATATAGAAATGATTAACGATAGCGAAGCTGATTGGGTTCACATAGATATTATGGATACCTCTTTTGTTCAGAATATTTCTTTTGGATTTATGTTCACAAAATACGTAAAAAAATATACTAAAAAACCTATAGATGTACATTTAATGATTTTACAACCAGATATATATATAGAACAATTAAAAAATTGTGGAGTAGCCCACTTACATATTCATTATGAATCTAGTATTCATTTAAACAGAACTATATTTTATATTAAAGAATATGGAATAAAAGTAGGTGTAGCCATAAATCCACATACTCCAGTTTATCTATTGCAAGATATAATTAAAGATATAGATTTTGTTTTACTAATGAGTGTTAATCCAGGATTTGGAGGACAAAAATTTATTAATAGAACTTACCAAAAGTTGGAAGATGTTAAAAATATAATTTTGAAAAATAATTCTCCTGCTCTTATAGAAGTAGATGGAGGAATAAATTTAGAAAATGCTTATTTATTGTTCAAAAATGGTGCTGATATATTAGTATCTGGTACTACTATTTTTTCTAATTCTAATCCAAGAAAAGTGATTAACAGAATGAAATTAGGATATTAA
- a CDS encoding enoyl-ACP reductase FabI, whose amino-acid sequence MSYNLLKGKKGIIFGALDENSIAWKVAERAYEEKASFILTNSPVSLRIGKLHELSNKTKSIIIPADATSLSDINILFEKTLDLFGGKIDFLLHSIAMSINIRKGLSYPYINYEFLKKGWDISAVSFHKIMKVAWDRKAFNKWGSIVALTYIASKISFPHYVDMSDYKSYLESITRNFGYYWGIKEKVRVNTVSQSPCLTRSSKSIKGFDKFFLLSEKISPLGNATAQDCANYIITLFSDLTKKVTMQNLYHDGGFSKTGIGITDTIST is encoded by the coding sequence ATGTCTTACAATTTATTAAAGGGAAAAAAAGGAATTATATTTGGAGCTTTAGATGAAAATTCTATCGCTTGGAAAGTAGCAGAACGTGCTTATGAAGAAAAAGCATCTTTTATCTTGACAAATTCTCCAGTTTCTTTAAGAATTGGTAAACTTCATGAATTATCTAATAAAACAAAATCCATTATCATTCCAGCAGATGCTACTTCTCTTTCAGATATTAATATTTTATTTGAAAAAACATTAGATTTATTTGGAGGAAAAATAGATTTTTTATTGCATTCTATAGCTATGTCTATAAATATAAGAAAAGGATTAAGTTATCCATACATTAATTATGAATTTTTAAAAAAAGGATGGGATATATCAGCAGTGTCTTTCCATAAAATTATGAAAGTTGCTTGGGATAGAAAAGCCTTTAATAAGTGGGGATCTATTGTAGCCTTAACTTATATAGCATCTAAAATAAGTTTTCCACATTATGTAGATATGTCAGATTATAAATCTTATTTAGAGAGTATTACAAGAAATTTTGGATACTATTGGGGAATAAAAGAAAAAGTAAGAGTAAATACAGTATCTCAATCTCCTTGTCTAACAAGATCATCAAAATCAATTAAAGGATTTGATAAATTTTTTTTATTATCTGAAAAAATATCTCCTTTGGGGAATGCAACTGCACAAGATTGTGCAAATTATATTATTACACTTTTTTCTGATTTAACAAAAAAAGTAACAATGCAAAATTTATACCATGATGGTGGATTTTCTAAAACTGGAATTGGAATTACTGATACTATCAGTACATGA
- the metK gene encoding methionine adenosyltransferase, whose product MAYLFTSESVSEGHPDKISDQISDTILDNFLANDPLSRVAIETLVTTGQVIIAGEVNSKTWVNVQKISRDLLHKIGYNKNEYRFNADSCGILSSIQNQSLDLYEGINNYKKEKTGAGDQCIVFGYAIKETENYMPLSLELSHHLLLELSKIRKEGKIMPYLRPDAKSQVTLEYSKDNIPLHINTVVISTQHDEFDTKEKMHKRIIHDIINILIPRVKNSNFYSKNVYKLFTNKTKFYINSTEKFVIGGPHGDTGMTGRKIVVDTYGGKGGHGGGAFSGKDPSKMDRSGAYAARHIAKNLVAAGVSEELLIQISYIAGVSEPAGIFVNSYGKSLFDDEFIAFNIRKIFDLCPYAIEKRLKLRNPIYEETSVYGHMGKKTKKVSKYFLDIKGNRIRKDVELFTWEKLDYIPIIKEFFNLKN is encoded by the coding sequence ATGGCTTATTTATTTACCAGCGAATCTGTTTCAGAAGGTCATCCTGATAAAATTTCAGATCAAATATCTGATACTATATTAGATAATTTTTTAGCAAACGATCCATTATCTAGAGTGGCTATAGAAACTTTAGTAACTACTGGGCAAGTTATAATAGCTGGAGAAGTAAATTCAAAAACTTGGGTAAATGTTCAGAAAATATCTCGTGATTTACTTCATAAAATAGGATATAATAAAAATGAATATAGATTTAATGCTGATTCTTGTGGCATTCTATCATCTATTCAAAATCAATCATTAGATTTATATGAGGGGATTAATAATTATAAAAAAGAAAAAACAGGAGCTGGAGATCAATGTATTGTATTTGGATATGCTATAAAAGAAACTGAAAATTATATGCCTCTATCTCTTGAACTATCTCATCATCTACTACTAGAACTTTCCAAAATTAGAAAAGAAGGTAAAATAATGCCTTACTTACGTCCAGACGCTAAATCACAAGTAACATTAGAATATTCTAAAGATAATATTCCTTTACATATTAATACTGTAGTTATTTCTACTCAACATGATGAATTTGATACAAAAGAAAAAATGCACAAACGTATTATTCATGATATAATAAATATTTTAATTCCAAGAGTAAAAAATAGCAATTTTTATTCAAAAAATGTATATAAATTATTTACAAATAAAACAAAATTTTATATTAACTCTACAGAGAAATTTGTTATTGGTGGCCCTCATGGAGATACTGGAATGACTGGAAGAAAAATAGTTGTAGATACTTATGGAGGTAAAGGGGGCCATGGGGGAGGAGCTTTTTCTGGTAAGGATCCATCTAAAATGGATAGATCAGGTGCATATGCGGCTAGACATATAGCAAAGAATCTTGTTGCAGCTGGAGTATCGGAGGAATTACTAATACAAATATCTTATATAGCAGGAGTTTCAGAACCAGCAGGTATATTTGTAAATTCTTATGGAAAATCTCTATTTGATGATGAATTTATTGCTTTTAACATTAGAAAAATTTTTGATTTATGTCCATATGCTATAGAAAAAAGATTAAAATTACGTAACCCTATATACGAGGAAACTTCAGTATATGGGCATATGGGGAAGAAAACAAAGAAAGTATCTAAATATTTTTTAGATATAAAAGGAAATCGTATTAGAAAAGATGTAGAACTTTTTACATGGGAAAAATTGGATTACATACCAATTATAAAGGAGTTTTTTAATTTAAAAAATTAA